A section of the Melopsittacus undulatus isolate bMelUnd1 chromosome 3, bMelUnd1.mat.Z, whole genome shotgun sequence genome encodes:
- the B3GAT2 gene encoding galactosylgalactosylxylosylprotein 3-beta-glucuronosyltransferase 2, producing MKSLLFSRFLLLLPWVLIVIIVLDIDSSRAPLPARAPRGGAAGSGEPRSAAARPPPQRRPEAALPTIYAITPTYSRPVQKAELTRLANTFRQVARLHWILVEDAAARSELVTRFVAGAGLPCTHLHVPTPRRYKRPGLPRATEQRNAGLAWLRQRHQHLPPPQPGVLFFADDDNTYSLELFQEMRTTRKVSVWPVGLVGGRRYERPVVENGKVVGWYTGWRADRPFAIDMAGFAVSLQVILSHPKAVFKRRGSQPGMQESDFLKQITTVEELEPKANNCTKVLVWHTRTEKVNLANEPKYHLDTVTIEV from the exons ATGAAGTCCCTGCTCTTCAGCcgcttcctcctgctgctgccctgggtgCTCATCGTCATCATCGTGCTGGACATCGACAGCAGCCGGGCGCCGCTGCCCGCCCGAGCCCCCCGGGGCGGCGCGGCCGGTAGCGGGGAGCCCCGTTCGGCTGCGGCGCGGCCCCCGCCGCAGCGGCGCCCCGAGGCGGCGCTCCCCACCATCTATGCCATCACGCCCACCTACAGCCGCCCGGTGCAGAAGGCCGAGCTCACCCGCCTGGCCAACACCTTCCGGCAGGTGGCGCGGCTGCACTGGATCCTGGTGGAGGACGCGGCAGCGCGCAGCGAGCTGGTGACCCGGTTCGTGGCGGGCGCCGGGCTGCCCTGCACGCACCTGCACGTCCCCACGCCGCGCCGCTACAAGCGGCCGGGGCTACCCCGCGCCACCGAGCAGCGCAACGCAGGCCTGGCCTGGCTGCGGCAGCGGCACCAGCATCTGCCGCCCCCCCAGCCCGGGGTGCTCTTCTTCGCCGACGACGACAACACCTACAGTCTGGAGCTGTTCCAGGAG ATGCGGACGACCCGCAAAGTCTCGGTGTGGCCCGTGGGATTGGTAGGAGGACGAAGGTACGAGCGCCCGGTCGTGGAGAACGGCAAAGTGGTCGGCTGGTACACGGGCTGGCGAGCTGACAGGCCCTTTGCTATTGACATGGCAG gATTTGCTGTGAGTCTTCAAGTGATTCTGTCGCATCCGAAAGCCGTATTCAAGCGGCGCGGTTCTCAACCGGGAATGCAAGAATCTGATTTCCTGAAACAGATAACAACAGTGGAGGAACTGGAgccaaaagcaaacaactgcACAAAG GTTCTTGTATGGCACACGCGAACAGAAAAAGTAAATCTAGCTAATGAGCCAAAATACCACCTGGACACAGTCACCATTGAGGTATGA